ATCGTCCACGAGGCGCTCGAACCGCCGCACGTCCACCACGTCGTGGTGCCGGTTCCGATGATCGCGCGCCAGCTCGCGCCCATCCACGGCCCACGCCGGGCCGCTCGTCAGCGCCGTCGCCACGAGCGCCACCGCCGTGGCCAGGGTCAGCCACGCCGCGCGCCGCGCCGGTCCGTCGCCGTTCGTCCACACTGTAGCCTTCTTCATCGCTCCACTCCTCGGCTCGCGATCCTTGGATCGCATGGGGTTGCGCCGGCACGCGCATGACTTCGGTGTTCCATGGAGAGGAAATCGCAACCGGCGTGCCATGACGAGGCGGTGCGGGGCGAGCGGTGGAACGGCGGAAAGCGGCTAGATCGTCACCGCGTCTTCGCGGCGCGCGACACCGTGTCGATCAGGGGCTGGTCGAACCGGATCTCGATGACCTCGCCGTAGCGCTTCGCCACCGGACGGATCTCGGAGGCATTCCCGATCAGCACGAACGCGAGGTCCTCGCGCGCCGGGTAGACCCGGCGGAGCACGGTGTGCACCTTGGCGCTGTCGAGCGCCAGGAGGCGACCCGTGTACTCGGTGATCTCGGTGACGGGAAGCCCGATGTGAGCGAGCCCTGCCAGGATGCTCGCGATCTGGTCCGAGGTCTCGTAGTTCGTGGGATGGAGCCCCGAGAGATAGTTCTGCACCGAGGTCATCGTGAGCGAGTCGAGGCCGGTCTTCCGGAATCGCTCCAACGTCTCGACCGCGAGATCGATCGCGCGCTGGGTGGACTCGGTCTTCGTATAGCTCGTGATCGCGACCGGCCCTGGCTCGATCAGACGGAGCGTCCGGGAGCGTGCGCCATAGGTGAGCCCGGACTGGATCCGGAGCGCGGTGTTGAGGAAGGACGTGTACCGTCCGCCCAGCGCGGTATTCGCGATGTCGACCGCATCCCGATCGGGGTCCTTCCGCGAGATACCGAGATTCCCGATCCAGAAGTAGGTCTGGGTGGCGTCCGGCTTGTCCACGAGGAGCACTCGCTTCCCTCGCGCCCGCGCCGGAGCCGGCGCGACGGGACGCGTGCCGGGAGCGCGCGCCCAGTCGCCGAACGCGCGCCGGAGGACGCCCTCCATGCGCTTCGGTTCGAAATCCCCCACGATCGAGAGGATGAGCCGGTCACCACCGTAGTGGGCACGGTACGCGGCGAGCACGTCCTCGCGCGTGATCCGCTCGAGGGTCTTTTCGTCCCCCTCGACGGGATTCGCGTAGGGATGCCCGGCCATCGCGAACGCGGTGCCGTACTCCGTGAGCAGGTTGTTGGGATCGTCTTTCTCCGACTTCAACGCGTCGATCGACTGTTGTTTCAGTTTCACGAACTCCGAGTCGGGAAACGTCGGGTTTCGGAGCATGTTCCGCAGCAGGTCCACCATGAGCCCCTCGTCGCGCGCGAGGAACTCGCCCGAGATCCACGTGACCTCCACACCGGCCCCCATGCCGAGCACCGCACCGGACGTGTCGAGCTCGTACGCGATCTGCTGGGCGGAGCGCTTGCCCGCGCCCTTGCGGAGCATCTCGGCGGTGAGCGCGGCGAGGCCCTCCTTGCCCTCGGGATCGGTGAGCGCGCCGCCTTGGAGGTAGGCCGAGAAGGAGATGAGCGGCACCTCGCGCTTCTCGGCGAGGATCAGGCGCGCGCCGTTGGGGAGCGTCACCGTGCGGGTGGGTGGCAGCTGGATGTCCGCCGCACGAGACGCGGCGACCGGAACCGATAGCGTGATCGCGAGCAGCAGCGCGAGCCGCTTCACTTCTTGCCCCCGCCCGGCGCGCCGCCCGAGCTCGCCTCGGCCGCCTCCTCGGGAATCAGCAGGCCGACGGTGCGGTTCCGCTCGTCGAAGATCCGTCGCGCCGCCTCCTGCACGGCCTTGGCCGTGACCTTCCCGTAGCGCTCGGGGGCGGTGAAGAGCTTCTTGTAGTCGCCACGGAAGACCTCGTAGCTTCCGAGCGCCTCGGCCTTCCCGTCGATCGTCTTGAGCGCGCGCCAATACGCCGCGTGGTGCATCGTCTTCGCCTTGCTCAGCTCGGCCTCGGTCACGCCCTCACGCGCGATGCGCGCGAGCTCGTCCACGAGCGAGGACTCCGCCGCGGCCGCGCCGCGATCCGGCGAGACCGTCACGTAGACCAGGAGGAGCCCGGGATCGAAGCCGCGCTGGAGGTACGAGCCCACGCCGACCGCGACCTGGTCGCGGTCCACCATCCTCCGGTAGAGACGCGACGACTCCCCCGACGTGAGGATCGTCTCGAGCAGGTCCTCGGCCTCCGCCTCGGGTCCGCCGGCGGGTCCCGCGTGGAACGCCATCTGGAGGAGCGGCACCGGGGACGGACGCCGCACGACCACGCGCCGCTCCCCCGTCTGGGGGGGTTCCACCGTCCGTACGGGGGCGGGACGGGGCTGCGCGGGGATCGGCTCCAGGTGCTTCTCCGCGAGCGTGAAGATCTGGGCGGGCGTGACGTCCCCCACGAAGAGCATCGTCGCGTTGTTCGGGGCGTAGTACGTGCGAAAGTAGGACTGGAGGTCCGCGATCTCCCAGCGCTCGATGTCGCTCGGCCAGCCGATGATCGGGATCTGGTACGGATGCGCGACGAACGCGGTCGCGTAGACCGTCTCCTCCAGGAAATCGCGCGCGCTGTTGTCGACGGCCGTGCGCCGCTCCGAGGACACGACGCCCCGCTCGCTCTCGACCGACGTGGAGTCGAACGAAAGGCAGCAGATCCGGTCCGCCTCCATCCGCACCACGATCTCGAGGGCGCTCCGCGCGAACCAGTCGGTGTACACGGTCACGTCCTGGCTCGTCCACGCGTTGTTCGCGCCTCCGGCCGCCTCCATGACACGGTCGAACTCGCCGGGAGGGAACTGCTTCGAGCCGTTGAACATCATGTGCTCGAAGAAGTGGGAGATTCCGGTGATGCCCGGAGCCTCGTTCCGGCTCCCGACGCGGTACCACGTGTAGAGCGCGACGTTCGGAATGTCGTGGTCGGGCCAGACGATGACCTTCAAGCCGTTCTTGAAGGTGCGCGCGACGATCTCGGCTCCCGGCTGGCCGCGCTTGGGCAAGACCTGCTTGCTCCGCGGCTGTGCCCCGGCCGGCTCGGGGATCGCGCTGAGGGACGCGAAGCCCAGCCAGGTGAGGGCCAGGCACGCCCCGACCCGACTCGCGCGAGCAGGGCGCCGGGCGTCCCGGGACGCGAGCCGTGGGCACAAGGATCGACGCACGAATGCGTTACCGCTCATTCCATCGGCTCCGTTTCGAGAAACCGGCATGGCCCGACCTGCGTACTGATTCGCGAGTCTATCGCCGCGCGCCGCGTTCCGTCACGTTCCATCCGACGCGGCGCCGGTGCCAGGAACCGCCGGCGGGACGCCCGGAGGTTGGATTCTCCGTACCCCCTCCGTGGTTTATCCTGAGCGCAAGCGAGAGCCCGGCGCCGCGCGCCGGCGGAACCCAGGCCCCTTCCGGAGGCGCGTCCATGCCCACCATGCACGAAGTGGATTACGAGATCCTCGGCGA
This genomic window from Candidatus Eisenbacteria bacterium contains:
- a CDS encoding pitrilysin family protein; translation: MKRLALLLAITLSVPVAASRAADIQLPPTRTVTLPNGARLILAEKREVPLISFSAYLQGGALTDPEGKEGLAALTAEMLRKGAGKRSAQQIAYELDTSGAVLGMGAGVEVTWISGEFLARDEGLMVDLLRNMLRNPTFPDSEFVKLKQQSIDALKSEKDDPNNLLTEYGTAFAMAGHPYANPVEGDEKTLERITREDVLAAYRAHYGGDRLILSIVGDFEPKRMEGVLRRAFGDWARAPGTRPVAPAPARARGKRVLLVDKPDATQTYFWIGNLGISRKDPDRDAVDIANTALGGRYTSFLNTALRIQSGLTYGARSRTLRLIEPGPVAITSYTKTESTQRAIDLAVETLERFRKTGLDSLTMTSVQNYLSGLHPTNYETSDQIASILAGLAHIGLPVTEITEYTGRLLALDSAKVHTVLRRVYPAREDLAFVLIGNASEIRPVAKRYGEVIEIRFDQPLIDTVSRAAKTR
- a CDS encoding pitrilysin family protein gives rise to the protein MPKRGQPGAEIVARTFKNGLKVIVWPDHDIPNVALYTWYRVGSRNEAPGITGISHFFEHMMFNGSKQFPPGEFDRVMEAAGGANNAWTSQDVTVYTDWFARSALEIVVRMEADRICCLSFDSTSVESERGVVSSERRTAVDNSARDFLEETVYATAFVAHPYQIPIIGWPSDIERWEIADLQSYFRTYYAPNNATMLFVGDVTPAQIFTLAEKHLEPIPAQPRPAPVRTVEPPQTGERRVVVRRPSPVPLLQMAFHAGPAGGPEAEAEDLLETILTSGESSRLYRRMVDRDQVAVGVGSYLQRGFDPGLLLVYVTVSPDRGAAAAESSLVDELARIAREGVTEAELSKAKTMHHAAYWRALKTIDGKAEALGSYEVFRGDYKKLFTAPERYGKVTAKAVQEAARRIFDERNRTVGLLIPEEAAEASSGGAPGGGKK